From the genome of Streptomyces sp. NBC_01260, one region includes:
- a CDS encoding tetratricopeptide repeat protein encodes MLDPISLTAVSAVLGAVGSGMANEAGRWAWESTGGFVRRIAGREIPAPTAPDELDAVARMVSDRLRRDPQLASSWTAFVNRVSGGGRGPGADFAPAAGQPGLPASIRFFTDRKEALKSLDREASRRADGTPRLALVHGAEGMGTSTLAVHWGVRQAAVFPDGQLYADLAGGTAAARDAGTVLRSLLRQLGLRDEDMPTSAGELSEFFRRCVADRKLLIVLDHVHSAAQIRPLLTSAPAVFMIVVARRPFPGLDAVRVPVGPLTDKDAVRLLTQLLDKPAIAAARATLPSVLARCGGSPYALRAAAPRLTEPASGPAAGADPVRAAAQDTYRSLEPGTAKLYRLMAVCDWPALDAAVAAHATGTTPEDAAQRLDELAEGLLLERNTTADGRARYHYRPAVRGHAEAVAVQEDGIAACSAAMARALRWYVHLSTSVAHQALPESWRVPAPSAPGNPAPGTPAFESRGEALDALIAECGNLIQAVHCAEESGDPASAVRLCRSLWPLQLKAGRHEMLLPALRIGARLADTHLPGTADAGALHAQLAHTLTELRHWDEAEAEALAAARAEEAAGHKRGHASATEFLGLLRLRQWRFEEAYACFEAADAVLITMGTQDEGTADVPRARALLERHRGRALRGLGRFEESRDRLGTALSHFRAQGDTYNTARTLTDLAETWLDASDTAAARPLIEAAITTLSGQSAEYHVAHLRSMRERCTAEERGTG; translated from the coding sequence ATGCTGGATCCCATTTCGCTGACGGCCGTTTCGGCGGTGCTCGGTGCGGTCGGCTCGGGAATGGCCAACGAGGCCGGAAGATGGGCGTGGGAGTCGACGGGCGGATTCGTCCGCCGCATCGCAGGCCGCGAAATCCCGGCGCCCACCGCACCGGACGAACTGGACGCGGTCGCCCGCATGGTGTCCGACCGGCTCCGCCGCGACCCTCAACTCGCCTCCTCGTGGACGGCGTTCGTGAACCGGGTGAGCGGTGGCGGCCGGGGTCCGGGAGCGGACTTCGCACCCGCCGCCGGACAGCCGGGCCTCCCCGCCTCGATCAGGTTCTTCACCGACCGCAAGGAGGCGTTGAAGAGCCTCGACCGCGAGGCGTCGCGCCGTGCGGACGGAACCCCGAGGCTGGCCCTGGTGCACGGCGCCGAGGGCATGGGCACCAGCACGCTGGCGGTGCACTGGGGAGTGCGCCAGGCGGCCGTGTTCCCGGACGGGCAGCTCTACGCGGATCTGGCCGGCGGCACCGCTGCCGCACGCGATGCGGGGACCGTACTGCGCAGCCTGCTGCGCCAACTCGGCTTGCGGGACGAGGATATGCCGACCTCGGCCGGAGAGCTGAGCGAGTTCTTCCGCCGCTGCGTAGCGGACCGGAAGCTGCTGATCGTCCTGGACCATGTGCACTCGGCCGCCCAGATCCGGCCGCTCCTCACCTCCGCGCCCGCTGTGTTCATGATCGTGGTGGCCCGTCGTCCGTTCCCCGGCCTCGACGCGGTACGCGTTCCCGTCGGCCCGCTGACGGACAAGGACGCGGTACGGCTGCTGACCCAGCTCCTGGACAAGCCGGCGATCGCCGCGGCCCGCGCCACCCTGCCCTCCGTCCTCGCCCGGTGCGGCGGATCGCCGTACGCCCTGCGTGCGGCGGCACCCCGCCTCACCGAACCCGCGTCCGGCCCGGCCGCCGGCGCCGACCCCGTACGGGCGGCGGCGCAGGACACCTACCGCTCGCTGGAACCGGGGACGGCGAAGCTGTACCGCCTGATGGCGGTATGCGACTGGCCCGCCCTCGACGCCGCGGTGGCCGCGCACGCGACCGGAACGACGCCCGAGGACGCCGCCCAACGACTGGACGAACTGGCGGAAGGGCTCCTGCTGGAGCGCAACACCACCGCTGACGGCCGGGCCCGCTACCACTACCGCCCCGCGGTCCGCGGACACGCCGAGGCCGTCGCCGTGCAGGAGGACGGCATCGCCGCGTGCTCGGCCGCGATGGCCCGAGCCCTGCGCTGGTATGTCCATCTGTCGACGTCCGTGGCCCATCAGGCGCTGCCGGAGAGCTGGCGGGTCCCCGCACCTTCGGCCCCAGGAAACCCGGCCCCAGGAACCCCTGCCTTCGAAAGCCGGGGCGAGGCGCTTGACGCACTGATCGCCGAGTGCGGCAACCTGATCCAGGCCGTCCACTGCGCCGAGGAGTCGGGCGACCCGGCCTCGGCCGTACGGCTCTGCCGCTCCCTGTGGCCGCTGCAACTCAAGGCGGGCCGCCACGAGATGCTGCTGCCCGCACTGCGCATCGGAGCACGGCTCGCCGACACCCACCTGCCGGGAACGGCGGACGCGGGAGCACTGCACGCCCAACTCGCGCACACGCTGACCGAGCTGCGCCACTGGGACGAGGCGGAGGCGGAGGCACTCGCGGCCGCGCGGGCCGAGGAGGCGGCGGGCCACAAGCGGGGCCATGCGTCGGCGACGGAGTTCCTCGGACTGCTGCGGCTGCGTCAGTGGCGGTTCGAGGAGGCCTACGCGTGCTTCGAGGCGGCGGACGCCGTCCTGATCACGATGGGCACTCAGGACGAAGGAACCGCCGACGTCCCCCGCGCACGTGCCCTGCTGGAACGCCACCGGGGCCGGGCCCTGCGCGGCCTCGGGAGGTTCGAGGAGTCCCGGGACCGGCTGGGGACGGCACTGAGCCACTTCCGGGCGCAGGGGGATACGTACAACACGGCCCGGACCCTGACCGACCTGGCCGAGACCTGGCTGGACGCGTCGGACACCGCGGCCGCACGCCCGCTGATCGAGGCGGCGATCACGACGCTGAGCGGCCAGAGCGCCGAGTACCACGTGGCCCATCTGCGGTCCATGCGCGAGCGCTGCACGGCCGAGGAGCGCGGCACCGGCTGA